DNA from Candidatus Methylomirabilis sp.:
CCACCTCGAGGGCCACGTCCTGCGGGGTGGAGACGATCACGGCACCGGTGAGGGGAACCGTTTGGCACAGGCTGAGCTGCGCATCGCCCGTGCCGGGTGGCAGGTCAATCACCAGGTAGTCCAGCTCCCCCCAGTCGACGCGGCCGAGGAACTCCTGGATCATCTTGTGCAGCATGGGTCCCCGCCAGACCACGGCGTCGTTCTTGGGCAGGAAGAACCCCATGGACATGATCTTCACGCCCTGGACCAGGGGCGGGACGACCTTCCCTCCCGGGGCGTGCTCCAGGGCGCCAGCGGCACCCATCAGCTTGGGGATGCACGGGCCATACACATCCGCGTCCATGAGGCCGACCCTCGCCCCCGTCCGCATGAGCGCCACGGCCAGGTTGGCCGCCACGGTCGATTTCCCGACCCCCCCCTTGCCGCTGGCCACCGCGACCGTGTTGCGGATTCCCGGAAGGGAATGCGGCTCACGGGCGTGGGAGGTCGTCACGCGAGCGGCCATGGCGACCTCCACCTGCTCGACGCCGGGGAGCGCGGCCACCGCGCTGCGCGCGGCGTCCTCCATCTGCTGGCGGGCCGGGCAGGCGGGGGTCGTCAGCTCAATGGTGAACGCGACCTTCCCCCCGTCGATTTTCAGGTCGCGGATAAACCCGAGGGACACGA
Protein-coding regions in this window:
- a CDS encoding Mrp/NBP35 family ATP-binding protein; the encoded protein is MVTEQAVLGALTTVRDPDLHRDIVSLGFIRDLKIDGGKVAFTIELTTPACPARQQMEDAARSAVAALPGVEQVEVAMAARVTTSHAREPHSLPGIRNTVAVASGKGGVGKSTVAANLAVALMRTGARVGLMDADVYGPCIPKLMGAAGALEHAPGGKVVPPLVQGVKIMSMGFFLPKNDAVVWRGPMLHKMIQEFLGRVDWGELDYLVIDLPPGTGDAQLSLCQTVPLTGAVIVSTPQDVALEVASKAILMFKKLKVPILGIVENMSFYRCPHCGEREDIFGHGGAREAGEQAGIPFLGEIPLDVRIRVRSDEGRPVALDGADSPVAGAFHEVAGRLAARISIANAASLDSEPAVVIH